One genomic segment of Vespa crabro chromosome 3, iyVesCrab1.2, whole genome shotgun sequence includes these proteins:
- the LOC124422566 gene encoding prohormone-2-like isoform X1, which produces MDFKMLNSWACLLILCTLIVLSVSLPTSLKEDAKKTEQITRTKPKRAQETLMFGNQQNRQPENRGNPYVSSTEKRALNAAGLDALKISLTKENKFPNPKSPRNSLEREVYNPYDKNYEYGKVIVTEEGDEMPHVWDVAPYARYYIGDDRRKRSEKLIPNIRTTTIPPTSTGYHTAYQTQHSPIQTKRSIPIYAEPRYKRDVEIHPEPAWTLLSMWENGHRNRYTNEEYDNEEDADPLEEEDPRNALAWMNVPAYSSYRYGTDTLSPSDIGIVHTHPSGYYDQYENQYGQQLDNGGAHPYVNQYGTLYSQDSYYPTERKYMVAKKRAPSYDPYVNIVPLQMGIQQRGYPPYPHHMVY; this is translated from the exons ATGGATTTTAag ATGCTTAATAGTTGGGCGTGTTTATTGATACTATGTACCCTAATTGTACTGAGCGTTTCCTTGCCTACGAGTTTGAAAGAGGATGCAAAGAAAACGGAACAAATAACGAGAACAAAAC CGAAACGAGCTCAGGAAACGTTGATGTTCGGCAATCAACAAAATCGACAGCCTGAGAATAGAGGCAATCCGTATGTTTCAAGCacagaaaaaa GGGCATTAAACGCGGCAGGATTAGATGCTTTAAAGATATCacttacaaaagaaaacaaattccCTAATCCAAAATCTCCGAGAAACTCTTTGGAGCGCGAAGTATACAATCcgtacgataaaaattacga ATATGGAAAGGTTATCGTAACCGAAGAGGGTGACGAAATGCCGCATGTATGGGACGTAGCACCTTATGCTCGTTATTATATAGGCGACGATCGGCGAAAACGATCAGAAAAATTAATCCCAAATATTCGTACAACTACTATTCCACCAACGAGTACGGGATATCACACAGCTTATCAAACGCAACATTCTCCGattcaaacaaaaagaag CATTCCTATCTATGCGGAACCACGTTATAAACGCGATGTGGAAATTCATCCTGAACCTGCATGGACTCTTTTATCAATGTGGGAGAATGGACACCGCAACAG ATATACGAACGAGGAATATGATAACGAAGAAGACGCTGATCCgttggaagaagaagatcccAGAAATG cTCTCGCTTGGATGAATGTTCCTGCATATTCTTCTTATCGATATGGTACAGATACCCTCTCACCTTCTGATATCGGTATCGTGCATACTCACCCATCAGGTTATTACGACCAATATGAAAATCAATACGGGCAACAATTAGATAATGGTGGTGCGCATCCTTATGTCAATCAGTATGGCACTCTTTATTCTCAAGACTCATATTATCCCACGGAGAGGAAATATATGGTTGCGAAAAAACGAGCACCG AGTTACGATCCgtacgttaatatcgttccaTTACAAATGGGCATCCAACAGCGTGGTTATCCTCCCTATCCGCATCATAtggtttattaa
- the LOC124422566 gene encoding prohormone-2-like isoform X2, translating into MDFKMLNSWACLLILCTLIVLSVSLPTSLKEDAKKTEQITRTKPKRAQETLMFGNQQNRQPENRGNPYVSSTEKRALNAAGLDALKISLTKENKFPNPKSPRNSLEREVYNPYDKNYEYGKVIVTEEGDEMPHVWDVAPYARYYIGDDRRKRSEKLIPNIRTTTIPPTSTGYHTAYQTQHSPIQTKRRYTNEEYDNEEDADPLEEEDPRNALAWMNVPAYSSYRYGTDTLSPSDIGIVHTHPSGYYDQYENQYGQQLDNGGAHPYVNQYGTLYSQDSYYPTERKYMVAKKRAPSYDPYVNIVPLQMGIQQRGYPPYPHHMVY; encoded by the exons ATGGATTTTAag ATGCTTAATAGTTGGGCGTGTTTATTGATACTATGTACCCTAATTGTACTGAGCGTTTCCTTGCCTACGAGTTTGAAAGAGGATGCAAAGAAAACGGAACAAATAACGAGAACAAAAC CGAAACGAGCTCAGGAAACGTTGATGTTCGGCAATCAACAAAATCGACAGCCTGAGAATAGAGGCAATCCGTATGTTTCAAGCacagaaaaaa GGGCATTAAACGCGGCAGGATTAGATGCTTTAAAGATATCacttacaaaagaaaacaaattccCTAATCCAAAATCTCCGAGAAACTCTTTGGAGCGCGAAGTATACAATCcgtacgataaaaattacga ATATGGAAAGGTTATCGTAACCGAAGAGGGTGACGAAATGCCGCATGTATGGGACGTAGCACCTTATGCTCGTTATTATATAGGCGACGATCGGCGAAAACGATCAGAAAAATTAATCCCAAATATTCGTACAACTACTATTCCACCAACGAGTACGGGATATCACACAGCTTATCAAACGCAACATTCTCCGattcaaacaaaaagaag ATATACGAACGAGGAATATGATAACGAAGAAGACGCTGATCCgttggaagaagaagatcccAGAAATG cTCTCGCTTGGATGAATGTTCCTGCATATTCTTCTTATCGATATGGTACAGATACCCTCTCACCTTCTGATATCGGTATCGTGCATACTCACCCATCAGGTTATTACGACCAATATGAAAATCAATACGGGCAACAATTAGATAATGGTGGTGCGCATCCTTATGTCAATCAGTATGGCACTCTTTATTCTCAAGACTCATATTATCCCACGGAGAGGAAATATATGGTTGCGAAAAAACGAGCACCG AGTTACGATCCgtacgttaatatcgttccaTTACAAATGGGCATCCAACAGCGTGGTTATCCTCCCTATCCGCATCATAtggtttattaa